One window of the Methanomassiliicoccaceae archaeon DOK genome contains the following:
- a CDS encoding 50S ribosomal protein L1 produces MAEKPTVMAVQKALESAKKRNFTETVELAINLKDVDLTIPKNRITEDIILPSGRGKAVKICVIGGGELALKAKDVADIVITPEELGAIADDKKQAKKIANSTDYFIAEAPLMAVVGKRLGTVLGPRGKMPKPIAPGADPAAMIDSLRKSVTIRTKDRKTFHAPVGTVDMTAEEIAENVDLILKRVESHLEKGKHNIASAYVKTTMGPSERVL; encoded by the coding sequence TTGGCAGAAAAACCAACCGTAATGGCTGTGCAGAAGGCACTCGAGAGTGCGAAGAAGCGCAATTTTACTGAGACGGTTGAGTTGGCCATCAATCTCAAAGATGTCGATCTGACCATCCCGAAGAACCGTATCACCGAGGACATCATCCTCCCGAGCGGACGCGGGAAGGCAGTGAAGATCTGCGTGATTGGTGGTGGCGAACTAGCCTTGAAAGCCAAAGACGTGGCCGACATCGTGATCACCCCCGAGGAACTCGGAGCGATCGCAGATGACAAGAAACAGGCAAAGAAGATCGCGAACAGCACCGACTACTTCATCGCCGAGGCGCCCCTCATGGCCGTCGTCGGTAAGAGACTCGGTACCGTTCTCGGTCCCCGCGGAAAGATGCCGAAGCCCATCGCCCCCGGAGCAGATCCGGCCGCGATGATCGACAGCCTCCGCAAGTCTGTGACCATCAGGACGAAAGACAGGAAGACCTTCCACGCCCCCGTCGGGACCGTGGATATGACCGCTGAGGAGATCGCCGAGAACGTCGATCTCATCCTCAAGCGTGTCGAGTCCCACCTGGAGAAGGGGAAGCACAACATCGCTTCCGCGTACGTCAAGACCACCATGGGCCCCTCGGAGAGGGTGTTGTAA